In Symphalangus syndactylus isolate Jambi chromosome 6, NHGRI_mSymSyn1-v2.1_pri, whole genome shotgun sequence, a genomic segment contains:
- the ARL14EP gene encoding ARL14 effector protein → MMDPCSVGVQLRTTNECHKTYYTRHTGFKTLQELSSNDMLLLQLRTGMTLSGNNTICFHHVKIYIDRFEDLQKSCCDPFNIHKKLAKKNLHVIDLDDATFLSAKFGRQLVPGWKLCPKCTQIINGSVDVDTEDRQKRKPESDGRTAKALRSLQFTNPGRQTEFAPETGKREKRRLTKNATAGSDRQVIPAKSKVYDSQGLLIFSGMDLCDCLDEDCLGCFYACPACGSTKCGAECRCDRKWLYEQIEIEGGEIIHNKHAG, encoded by the exons ATGATGGATCCATGTTCAGTTGGAGTCCAGCTTCGTACTACAAATGAGTGCCATAAAACCTACTATACTCGTCACACAGGTTTTAAGACTTTGCAAGAATTGTCATCAAATGATATGCTTTTACTTCAGCTTAGAACTGGAATGACACTTTCTGGGAACAATACAATTTGCTTTCATCATGTAAAAATTTACATTGACAGATTTGAGGATTTACAGAAGTCATGTTGTGACCCatttaacatacacaaaaaattagccaaaaaaaATTTGCACGTAATTGACTTAGATGATGCCACTTTTCTGAGTGCTAAATTTGGAAGACAGCTTGTACCTGGTTGGAAGCTTTGTCCAAAATGCACACAGATAATCAATGGAAGTGTGGATGTTGATACTGAAGACCGCCAGAAAAGGAAACCTGAGTCAGAT GGAAGAACTGCTAAAGCTTTGAGGTCATTACAATTTACAAATCCAGGAAGGCAAACTGAATTTGCTCCGGAAActggtaaaagagaaaaaagaaggcttACAAAAAATGCAACCGCTGGTTCAGACAG acaagtGATACCAGCAAAGAGTAAGGTCTATGATAGCCAGGGTCTCCTGATTTTTAGTGGGATGGACCTCTGTGACTGTCTCGATGAAGATTGCTTAGGATGTTTCTATGCTTGTCCTGCCTGTGGTTCTACCAAGTGTGGAGCTGAATGCCGCTGTGACCGCAAGTGGCTGTATGAGCAAATTGAAATTGAAGGAGGagaaataattcataataaaCATGCTGGATAA